Genomic segment of Sphingopyxis sp. QXT-31:
ATGCGCCTCGCCCTGCGCGGTGAACCAGTCGCTCGCGAAGCCGACCCACGTCGGCCCCAGCCCCAGCCCGATGAAATTCATGATCAGCAGCAGCAGCGCGCCCGCCAGCACGCGCTGGTTCGGCTTCACTTCCTCCTGCACCAGCGCGACCGAGGCAGAGAGGTAGAAATAGTTGAACACCATCACCACGGTGAGCAGCGCGAGCGCCAGCGGCCACCCCGGCGCCCAGACGAAGGCGAGATAGAAGGGCATCGCGACGACCAAAGACAGCGCCGGCGCGATCGCATAACCGGTGCGCGATTTCTTGACCATCCGGTCGATCACCCGGCCAGAGACGATCATCCCGCCGCCCATGCCGATCAGCAGCACCAGCGCGTACCAGATCGCGACCTCGCCCAGCTCCATCCCCTTTTCGCGCATCAGGAACAGCACCGCAAAATTGCCGAGGCCGTAGGTCACGAACTGCGTCGCGCCGCCGCCGAGCGCGGCGAGCATCAGGATCGGGTGCGACAGGAACATGCGCACCGTCGGCCAGAAGGCCGCCTTGTCGTCCGCAGGCGCGGTCGAAACAGCCGCCGCCGCGTCGGTCGCCCCGCGCCTCGGCTCGCGCACCGTCAGCCACACGACCAGCGCTGTGACGATCCCGATCGCGCCCACCGCGATGAAGGGGATGCGCCAGCCGAATTTCTCGGCGATCGCCGCGCCGAACGCCACGCCCGCCGCCGCGCCTATCGCGGGGCCGAGGTTGAAGATGCCCAGCGCCGCGGCGCGCTTGCCCGGCGGATAGGTGTCGGTGATGATCGCATAGGAGGGCGGCACGCCCCCCGCCTCGCCGAAGCCCACGACCATGCGCGCGATCGCGAGCTGGGTATAGTTCGCGGCCATCCCGCACGCCACGGTCGCCCCGCTCCAAACCGCGCAGGCGACCGACAGCACGCCGACACGGCTCGTCCGGTCTGCGAACCAGCCGACCGGGATCGCGATGAAGCAATAGAACATCGCGAAATAGAGCCCGCTGATCAGCCCGAGCTGGCCGTCGCTAATCTGGAGCGCGTCCTGGATCGGCTTCGCCAGGATCGACAGCAGCTGCCGGTCGAGGAAGTTCAGCACATAGACGAAGCAGAGCATGCCCAGCACGAAGCCGGGCCGTGCGGCCGACCTCGTAGCGGAAGGCGGGCGCGTGTCGGTCGCCACGGCTTAGAGGCTGTAGCCGAGGCGGATGCCGAAGGTCCGCGGCCGCATCGTGCCGAAGCGGCTCACCAGAAAAGCCTCGGGGTGGATATAGGTGATCGAATGATCGTCGAAGAGATTTTCCACGTAAAGCTGCGCCGACAGATCGCCCTTTTTGAGCCCGACGCTCATATTGACGTTGCTGTACGCGTCGGTCTTGCCAAAGGTCGACAGCGGAACATTGGGCGCGCCCGGGGTGTTCGGGAAGCTGCTGTTGTAAGACCCGATATGCTGGGCATTGACCGCCAGCATCGCGTCGACGTCGGACCCGATCTTGAAATTATAGCTCATATAGGCCGACCCCTGGATCCGCGGCGCCGACAGCCGGTGCCCGAGCACCGCGCCCGAAATCGCCGCCTCGGCGGGCGAGAGCCTGGTGATCTTGCTGTCGTTATAGGCGCCGTTGAAGCCGATCGACCAGCCCGTGGCGGGAACCACCGCTACCTCGAACTCGAACCCCTTGCTCTGCGCCGCGCCGATGTTGGTCGCGAACTGCACCGAGTCCGACACGCGGTTCGCCTGCGCCTGTATGTTGCTCCAGTCGATCAGGTAGAAGGCGGTGTTGATCGACACGCGCCCGCCGAGCCAGCGGCCCTTCGCGCCAACCTCATAGCTTTTCAGGCTGTCGGAGCTTGCGCCGAAAGGAATGATGATGTCGGTATCGTCGACAAGGCTTGGCCGTCCCGCAAAAGCATTGACGATCGGGGCGCGAAAGCCGGTCGCAAAGGTGGCATAGGTGGTCAGCGTGTCGCTGGGTTTGAACGTGGCGCTCGCTTTCCACGACGGCTTCGATCCCTTGGCCTTGAGACCTGCGGCTGCCGCATACGCGGTGAAGGTCGAAGGGTCGAAGTTCACGGGAATGTTAAAAAGCGCATAGGTGTAATAGTTGAACCCAGCGGCCGTCGCCAGATAACCACCCGCCTCGGTGAAGCTCTGTGCCGAAGTTTCGCCATAACGCATGCCGCCGGTCAGCCAGAATTTATCCGAAAAACGATAGGTGAGCTCGCCAAAGCCCGCGAGTTCCTCGCTAATCGAGTGCGTATATTGCTTCTGGAAATATTTGTCGGGGAGCCCCGTAATTCCGCGCGCTGCCAAGAAATCGAGGTTGGAGCGATAGAGGAAATCGACGTCGCGGCGACGATTCAGATAGAAGCCGCCGAGCACGAACTGGAACGGCCCGTCGAGCGTCGAGGCAAGCCGCGTTTCCTGTACGAACACCTTGTCATAAGCGTCGGCGTCGAGCCCGAAGGCGATCGGCGCCCCGGGGAAGGATCCCGGCGGGAAGGTGCCCGCGAGATCGACATAGAAGCGCTGGTCGAAATCCGAATAGGTCGACGAGCTGGTGAGCTTGGCAAAGTCGAACTCATAATCGATCGTCGCGTTCGCAATCGCCTGCTTGCCGGTGAAGCGGTCGGGCTCGTCCGAGATACGCTTGTTGCGCCCCAGCGACGGGCTGGTCAGCGAGCTGTCCTTGGGATTGCTGTTCTCATAGCTGCCGAGCAGCTTGATCGACAGCCGGTCGGTGGGTTTCCACATCAGGATCAGCCGACCGCCATAATCGATCAATGTGTTCGAATTCTTCACCCCCGTCCCGACATTGTCGAGATAGCCTTCCTCGTTGCGGTAGAAGCCGACCGCGCGCACCGCGAGCTTGTCCTCGACCAGCGGCACATTGACCATTGCATTATAGCGCTGGCGAAAGCTGTCCGAGCCGGTCAGCCCGAAATCGACGAGCGCCGCGGTGTCGAAATCATTGAGGTCGGGGCTCTTCTGCAGGATGCGCATCGCGCCCGAGAGCGAGCCCGAGCCGAAGAGCGTGCCCTGCGGCCCGCGCAGGAACTCGACGCGCTCGACGTCGAACAGGTTCGGATCGACGACGGTGGTGTTGCCGATCGTCGAGACCGGCAGCTCGTCGATATAGATGGCGACCGAGCTCTGCAGATTGGCGTTATAGCCGTTGGTCGCGATGCCGCGCGCGGTGAAATTGTTGAAGTTGGCGGTCGGTTTGTTGAGCACGACGCCCGGCGTCTCGCGCCCGATACCCTCGTAACCGACGATGCCCTTTTCGGTCAGCTCTTCCTGCGAATAGGCCGAGATGCTGAGCGGCACGTCCTGGATGCGCTCGGCGCGGCGCGTCGCGGTGACGATGATCGACCCGTCGTCGTCTTCGCCCTCCGCCTGCGGCGCGGTGGTGTCCGCGTCCTGCGCCATGGCAACGGCCGGAATGGTGAACAACGCCGTCGCAGCGACGGACGCCAAGAAGATTCCCCTCATCACGCTCTCCCATATCGCGCCGATCGGATGTCGGCATCGGAGGCGTTTATGCCCGTCGTTCGGGACCGAGTCAATATTCACTCTCACGAGTGTGAATATTATGGAGAGCGGCGATTTATGGATGAAGTTTGGCAGAAATCAGCCGTGAAACGGGATCGAATGGGCGCGCGCCATCGCCGCCCGGCCGGACCGGACGCGAAAAATCTCTGCGCTGATTCGCCCTTTAGTGGTCCGAAGCCCCCGCCGCGCCGATGCCGGTTTCGGCACGCACGCGCTGCGCCGGATAACCCGCCCGGTCGACCGCCGCCCGCCCGCTCTTGTCGGCGAGCGACACGAGCCAGATCGTCAGGAACGCCGCGGTCATCGAGAAGATCGTCGGCGAGCTATACGGGAAGGGCGCGCCTTCATAGCCCAGCACCGCCTCCCAGATCGCCGGCGACAATATCGTGAGCACGAGCGCCAGCAGCACGCCGACGAAGCCGCCGACCACGACGCCGCGCGTCGTGCAGCCGCTCCACAAGAGCGACATTACCAGCACCGGGAAATTGCCCGACGCCGCGAGCGCAAAGGCCAGGCTGACCATGAAGGCGACATTCTGCTTCTCGAACGCGATGCCGAGGATGATCGCGATCAGCGCAAGCACCGGCACGGTATAGCGCGAGACCTTGAGCTCGTCGGTCGAATTGGCCTCGCCCTTTTTCACGACCGAGGCATAGATGTCGTGCGACACCGCCGACGCCCCCGACAAGGTCAGTCCAGCGACCACCGCGAGGATCGTCGCAAAGGCGACCGCGCTGACGATGCCGAGGAAGACGTCGCCGCCGATCGCCGTCGCGAGGTGGATCGCCGCCATATTGCCGCCGCCCCGCAAACTGCCGTCGGGCATCAGATAATCGGGGTTCGACGCGACGAAAGTGATCGCGCCGAAACCGATGATGAAGGTCAGGATATAGAAATAGCCGATCCAGCCCGTCGCCCACAGCACCGACTTGCGCGCCTCCTTGGCATCGGGAACGGTGAAGAAGCGCATCAAAATGTGTGGCAGGCCGGCGGTCCCGAACATCAGCGCCATGCCGAAGCTGATCGCCGACAGCGGGTCCTTGATGAAGCCGCCCGGCCCCATAATCGACAGGCCTTTGGCCGCGGCTTCGTCGGAGCTGGCCCCGCCCGCCGCCGCGATCCCGGTTTTGATCTCGACCGCCTTGGCGAACAGCGCCTCGGGCGAGAAACCGAAGTTCCACAGCACCATGAAGGCCATGAAGCTCGCGCAGCCGAGCAGCAGCACCGCCTTGATGATCTGGACCCAGGTCGTCGCGACCATCCCGCCGAAGAGGACATAACAGGTCATCAGCGCGCCCACGATCAGCACCGCATAGGTGTAGGGCAGCCCGAACAGCAATTTGATCAGCTGCCCCGCGCCGACCATCTGCGCGATCAGGTAGAAGAGCACGACCGCGAGCGTGCTGAACGCCGCGAACAGGCGCACCGGGGTCTGCGCGAAACGGAAGCTCGCGACGTCGGCGAAGGTATAACGGCCGATGTTGCGCAGCCGCTCGGCGAGCAGGAA
This window contains:
- a CDS encoding spinster family MFS transporter, whose translation is MATDTRPPSATRSAARPGFVLGMLCFVYVLNFLDRQLLSILAKPIQDALQISDGQLGLISGLYFAMFYCFIAIPVGWFADRTSRVGVLSVACAVWSGATVACGMAANYTQLAIARMVVGFGEAGGVPPSYAIITDTYPPGKRAAALGIFNLGPAIGAAAGVAFGAAIAEKFGWRIPFIAVGAIGIVTALVVWLTVREPRRGATDAAAAVSTAPADDKAAFWPTVRMFLSHPILMLAALGGGATQFVTYGLGNFAVLFLMREKGMELGEVAIWYALVLLIGMGGGMIVSGRVIDRMVKKSRTGYAIAPALSLVVAMPFYLAFVWAPGWPLALALLTVVMVFNYFYLSASVALVQEEVKPNQRVLAGALLLLIMNFIGLGLGPTWVGFASDWFTAQGEAHGLQSALYTLTPFYIVAIGLFLWLAARLRRQEALA
- a CDS encoding TonB-dependent receptor, with the protein product MASVAATALFTIPAVAMAQDADTTAPQAEGEDDDGSIIVTATRRAERIQDVPLSISAYSQEELTEKGIVGYEGIGRETPGVVLNKPTANFNNFTARGIATNGYNANLQSSVAIYIDELPVSTIGNTTVVDPNLFDVERVEFLRGPQGTLFGSGSLSGAMRILQKSPDLNDFDTAALVDFGLTGSDSFRQRYNAMVNVPLVEDKLAVRAVGFYRNEEGYLDNVGTGVKNSNTLIDYGGRLILMWKPTDRLSIKLLGSYENSNPKDSSLTSPSLGRNKRISDEPDRFTGKQAIANATIDYEFDFAKLTSSSTYSDFDQRFYVDLAGTFPPGSFPGAPIAFGLDADAYDKVFVQETRLASTLDGPFQFVLGGFYLNRRRDVDFLYRSNLDFLAARGITGLPDKYFQKQYTHSISEELAGFGELTYRFSDKFWLTGGMRYGETSAQSFTEAGGYLATAAGFNYYTYALFNIPVNFDPSTFTAYAAAAGLKAKGSKPSWKASATFKPSDTLTTYATFATGFRAPIVNAFAGRPSLVDDTDIIIPFGASSDSLKSYEVGAKGRWLGGRVSINTAFYLIDWSNIQAQANRVSDSVQFATNIGAAQSKGFEFEVAVVPATGWSIGFNGAYNDSKITRLSPAEAAISGAVLGHRLSAPRIQGSAYMSYNFKIGSDVDAMLAVNAQHIGSYNSSFPNTPGAPNVPLSTFGKTDAYSNVNMSVGLKKGDLSAQLYVENLFDDHSITYIHPEAFLVSRFGTMRPRTFGIRLGYSL
- a CDS encoding cation acetate symporter, coding for MSRFPITRTALIVLALGWPAVAAADALTGQTEQQAANWPAILMFSAFVLATLGITRWAAGRVRSASDFYTAGGGITGFQNGLAIAGDYMSAASFLGISAQIFADGYDGLIYSTGFLVGWPILLFLLAERLRNIGRYTFADVASFRFAQTPVRLFAAFSTLAVVLFYLIAQMVGAGQLIKLLFGLPYTYAVLIVGALMTCYVLFGGMVATTWVQIIKAVLLLGCASFMAFMVLWNFGFSPEALFAKAVEIKTGIAAAGGASSDEAAAKGLSIMGPGGFIKDPLSAISFGMALMFGTAGLPHILMRFFTVPDAKEARKSVLWATGWIGYFYILTFIIGFGAITFVASNPDYLMPDGSLRGGGNMAAIHLATAIGGDVFLGIVSAVAFATILAVVAGLTLSGASAVSHDIYASVVKKGEANSTDELKVSRYTVPVLALIAIILGIAFEKQNVAFMVSLAFALAASGNFPVLVMSLLWSGCTTRGVVVGGFVGVLLALVLTILSPAIWEAVLGYEGAPFPYSSPTIFSMTAAFLTIWLVSLADKSGRAAVDRAGYPAQRVRAETGIGAAGASDH